CGGGTCGTCGAAGATCAGGTACGCTCCGCCGAAGAGGGCCGCAAGCAGCGCGACGTTCCAGGCGACCGGCGCGAAGTAGGACAGGAGGAACTTCCGGTGGCTGTTCAGCACGCCCAGGCACCACGCGCTGAGGACGAGGAACGCCGTCATCGGGAACGTCAGCCGCGTGACCTGGACCGCGAGGTCGTAGCGGTCGATGACGATGGTGCCGGCCTGGAGCTTTTCGGCGTCCTGCAAAAAGCCCGACGCGATGACGGCGACGAACGGCTCCGCGAGGAGGACGCCGAGGAGCGCGGCCCCGAAGGCGACGGCCGCCAGGAGCCCGAAGATGGCGCCCGCGAACCGGCCGGCGGCCTCCTCCCGGCCCTCCTCCAACATCCGGCTGTAGATGGGGATGAACGACGCCGAGAGCGTCCCCTCGCCGAGGAGGTTCTGGAGGAAGTTGGGCGCCCGGAGCGCGAGGCGGTAGACGTCAGCGAAGGCGCCGGAGCCGAAGAAGAAGGCTACGGCGCGGTCACGGACGAGCCCGATCACGCGGCTGGCGAAGATGCCGGCGGCGACGAGCAGCGCGCCTGAGCCCGCGCCGCCAGCCCTGTCCGCCTCGACGTCTTTGCGGGCGCGGTCGGCCGCGAGGGCGTCCTCGGCGTCGGAGCCCGGCGCAGCGTCGGCCTCTTCCAACGTCTCGGCGCCGTCGGCCGGCGCGCTCAGGCCGGACGGGTCGAGGTTGGCGTCCGGGGAGGGCTCGTTCTGCGGCTCGGCGACCGACTCCGGCGACCGCCGGGGCGCGTCGCCGGGTTCCTCCGGCTCGTCGGGCTCCGTGCGTTCGTCGGCCATCAGCCCGTCTTGCGTTCGAAGTAGCCGACGGCCATCGTGTAGCCCGCCACGCCGAAGCCCGTGATCAGCCCGGCGCAGACGGCCGAGAGCAGCGACGTGTGGCGGAAGCTCTCGCGGGCGTACACGTTCGAGATGTGGACCTCGACGACGGGCGTCGAGATCGACGAGATCGCGTCGCGGAGGGCGACCGACGTGTGGGCGTACCCGCCGGGGTTGAACACGACGCCAGCCGTCTCGACAGTGTCGGCGGCGTGGAGCGCGTCGATGAGCGCGCCCTCGGAGTTGTGCTGGGCGAACCGGAGCGCGAGGTCGGGGAAGCGCTCGCGGAGCGTCGACTCAACGTCGGCGAGCGTCAGCGACCCGTAGACCGCGGGCTCGCGCTGGCCGAGCCGGTTGAGGTTCGGCCCGTTGAGGACGAGGATGCCGGGGCGCGGCGGGGCTGACGAGTCGGGCATCCGGCCAGGGAGAGGGGCCTCCGAAGGTAGCGCCAGCCCGAGGGCGGCTGGGGATCCGGGGACGGAGACCGGGGAGCGAGCGAAGCGACCGGACGAGTCAAGCCCAGCGTCGAAACGAGCCACCTCGTCCTCCTGTCATCCTGAGCGGAGTCGTGCAGCGGCGGAGGGACGGGTCTCGCCCAACTCGTGCGGTTCGCCCGTGACAGGCGCAAGGCCCACCGATACGAGACCCTTCGCTCCGCTCAGGATGACGGTCCAGAAGCCCCCCCCCGCGACTCGCTCCGCGTCGGCGCCGAGGTGGGCGGGGCCAGACAGACGATGCCCTCACGCCTCCGTCCCCGCGACCTCCAGCACGAGCCCGTCGTACGCCAGTCGGACGCCCGCCGGCAGTGACGCGTCGGCCTCGGCGTGCGTCACCGAATGGGTCACGTGGACGAGCCACGTCTCGCGGGCGCCCACCGCAGCGGCGACCTCGGCCGCCTCGGTGAACGTGAGGTGCGTCGGGTGCGGCTCCGGGCGGAGCCCGTCGAGGACGAGGACCTCCACGCCCGCCAGCGCCGCGCGCACCTCGCCCGGCACCTCGCCGACGTCCGTGAGATAGGCGAACGCGCCGATCCGGAGGCCCAGCACCTCGAACGAGCCGTGCGGCGCCCGCAACGGCGTGACCTCGACCGCAGCGTGTTCCAGCGATCGGCTCGACACGGAGAACGGTCCGTCGACCGGGTGGAGGTCGAGGAGCGAGGCGCCCGGGTACGTCCGGTCGAAGATGTACCGGAACATCCCGTGGAGCGCCTCGGCCGTGCGGGGAAGCGTGTAGACCGGGATCGGCGCGCGGTTGCGGAAGAACAGCGGCCGGAGGTCGTCGAGCCCCACGACGTGGTCGAAGTGCTCGTGCGTGACCACCAGCGCGTCGACGGCCGCCACGCCGTGGCGGAGCGCCTGCTGGCGGAAGTCCGGTCCGGCGTCGATCTGGAGGTGGACGTCGCCCCCCTCGGTATGAGCGACGACGTGGGCCGAGGTGCGGAGGCGCGCGTCGCGTGGGTCCGAGGAGGCGCAGACGGCGCAGTCGCACCCGATCACGGGGACGCCCGTGGAGGTGCCGGTGCCGAGGAGCGTGACCGTCAGCGGAGGCCCGGGGGCCGCGCGCGGCGATGCCCCGGCGTCCCCCGCCTCGGCGCCGAGGCGGGCCGGGTCAGTCGTCATCGGCGACCTCGGCGGTCTGGCCGGCGTCGGCCTGCGCCCACGCGTCCTCGAGCGCGGCGCGGACGGCCGGGCGGAGGTACAACTCGTCGGCCCCGCCGTGCTCGCGGAGCGCGGCGGCGAGGACGGCGGCCTGGGCCTCGTCCGGGTGCTGCCGGTTGAGCACCACGACCGCCTCGCCGTCGACCACGCAGAGCCCGCCCCGGAACGGACCCCGCTCGCGCCGGACCCGCACGCCGAGCTGGCGCAGGGCCTCTTCGAACGCGGGCACGACGGCGGAGGGCTTCATGGGGCACGATGGGGACGGGAGGGACTCGGGGACCAGGGAGGTTCGGCTCGAACCCCAGTCCCTCGTTCCCGGTCCCCTGTCCCTTACGCCGAGTACTTCTTCAGCAGCGACCGGCCGGACTTCTGGTCGCGCACGTCGAACGCCAGCGGGTCGACGGCGGCGTCCTCCTCCAGCACGAACGTGATGCCGCGGAGGGCGAGCCGCCAGCGCGTCAGCGGCGACGGGAAGCCGCGCCGGAGGTACGCCCCGAAGAGGGGGTGCACCTTGACGGCGATCGGCCGGCGCTTGTAGCGCTCGTCGACCGTCTGGCGGTAGTGGTCCAGCCAGCCGCGGAGGCGGCCCGAGAGAGCACGCGGGGTGGCGTCCTCCGGCGCGACCGACGGCCGCTCCGGCGCGGGCTGCGACCGCTCCGGCGACCGGTCCACCTGCGGCTCGGCCTCGGCCACGGGCACCTGGCCCTTCCGGACGATCTCGCCGGCGCCGGCGGCGGCGGCGGCCTCCGCCGCGTCGAGCGGCTCGCCGTCCTCGTCGGTCGCCTGCGTCGTGATCGACGGGCGGAGCCGCTGGCGCGTGATCTGGACGAGCCCGAAGTCCGACATCGGGAGGAGCTTCGTGACGGCGCGGTCGCGCTTGAACGCCTCCTTGAGCGCGTCGGTCACCTTCTTCCGGTCCCGGTCGTACTTCAGGTCGATGAAGTCGACGACGATGATGCCGCCGAGGTCACGGAGCCGGAGCTGCTTGGCGACCTCCTTGGCCGCCTCGACGTTGACGTCGATGAGGTTCTGCTTCTGGCTCTTCCCGCGGCCCGCGCGGCCCGAGTTGACGTCGACCACGTGCATGGCCTCCGTCGTCTCGATGAAGAGGTACCCGCCGCCCTTCATGTTGACGCGCTTCGAGAACGCCTCCTCGACCTGCTTCTCGATGCCGAGCGAGCGGAAGACCGGCGAGCGGCCCTCGTGGAGCTCGACCTTGTTGGCCATCGACGGCGCCACGGCCTTGATGTAGGCCTGGACGTTCCGGAACACCTTCGGGTCGTCGACGAGAATCCGGTCGTAGTCCTCCGAGAACAGGTCGCGGATGACCGACGAGACCATGTTGACGTCCTGGTACAGCAGGACGGGCGGCTCGGGCTGCTCGTCCAGCTTGTCCTGGATCTTCCGCCACTTGTCGATGAGCAGCTTGAGGTCCTGGTCGAGGCTCTTCGCGTCGCGGCCCTCGGCGACCGTCCGGACGATGACGCCGAACCGGTCGGGCTTGAGGCTCGACGCCAGCGTGCGGAGCCGGCGGCGCTCCTTGGCGCTCTCGATCTTCTTCGAAACGGCGACGTAGTCGGCCGCCGGGACGAGGACGAGGAAGCGGCCCGCCAGCGAGAGGTCCGTCGACACGCGCGGCCCCTTCGTGGAGATGGCCTCCTTCGTGATCTTGACGATCACGCGGCCGTTCCGCTTGAGGAGCTCCTCGTTGGGCGGGATCGGGACGTTCGACTTCGACTTCGAAGACGTCGACCGGCCGCGGCCGCCCTTGTCATTCCGGTCGTTGCGATCGTTCCGGCCGCCGCGCGGGGACCGGTCTCGGCCCTTCGACGACTCGTCCTTCTTCGACTCGGACGTCTGCGAATCGCTCTTGGGGGCGTCACTCTTGGAGCGCCCGCCGCGCGTCCGGCGGCGCCCGCCGCCCTCGGAGTCGTCCTCCGACGTCTGGCCGTTGTCACCGGAGCGGCCTCGGCTCGACCCGCCCTTGGAGGGCTCGTCGTCGCTCTTCTTGCTGCGCGAACGGCGACGCGAGTCGGAGTCGGTGTCCGTCTTCTGGTCGCTCTTGCTCGACTCGTCTTGGCCCTGGTCTTCCGACGAGCCGCTGCGCGTCCGGCGGCGGCTCCGGCCTGTCGAGTCGTCCGACTCGTCGTCCGAGGCGGACCGGGCCGAGCGCGACGGCCGGCTCCCGCCCGTGAGGTCGAGCGTGGCCGGGAGCGGCTTCCGGCCGCTCTCGTCGTCCTCGACCTTCTCTTCGAGGTTCTGAACCGGATCCGCCGGTCGGCGGCTTCGGCCGGTCGGCGAGACCTTGCCCTTCGGCGACGGGTCCTGCCCGTCGTCGACGTTCTTGTCGTCGACCTTCTCGTCGGCGGTCTTCTTGCTCTTCCCCCTCGACTTGGCCCGCGAGTCCTTCCGCCCCTCCTGGTCATCGTCGGAGTTGGAGTCGTCGGCTCCAGAGTCGTCGGACGCCTTCGACCGGCCGCGCCCGCGACCGCCCCGGCGACGGCGACGACGCGACCGCTTCCCGCCGCTGGAATCGTCGTCCCCGCTCTCGGCGTCGTCGGCCTCGGCCTGATCGCCGGCCGCCTCGTCCTGTGCAGTGGGCTCTTCGGTCGGGGCGTCGTCTTTCGACTGGCCGTCTCGGTCGGAGCGGCCCTTGCGAGAACGGCGGTTCTTGGGCGCCTCGTCGCTCGACTCGTCGTCCGCCGGGTCAGCGGCCGGCGCCTCGGCGTCCGGCGCCTCCGCCTTGGCCTCCTTGGGGGACCTCGTCTTCCGTCGCGCCTTCGGCTTGGGCTCGTCGTCCGTCTTGGGCGCGTCCGCCTCGGGCGTGTCGTCGGCCGAGTCGTCGGCGGGCTCGGGCTCGGGAGCGCGGCGGGACTTCGGCTTGGAGCGAGGCTTCGAGCCCGACGTCAGGTCGAGGACGGACGGGAGCGGGCGGCGCTCCTCCTCTTCCTCCTCCTCCTCGCGGCGGCCCTTGCCGCGGCGTCCGCGGCCTCGGCCCCGCCCACGGCCCCGCGAGCGGCGGCGCGAGCGGCGCGGCTTGTCCTTGTCGTCCTCCTCCTCGTCGCCGCCGGACTCGACCTCGAGGGCGTCCTCAACGTCGGGCTCGTCCTCGTCGTCGGCGACGCGCTTGGACGGGGCCAGCGACAGGACCGGCTCGTCGAGCCCGGGGACCTCCTCGCCGGCGAGCGCCAGCAGCTGGGGGAGGTTGTCGGTGAGGTCGGAAAAGTGCAGGAAGCAGTCCTGCTTCTGCCCGACGTCGACGAAGGCGGCCCGGATGGCGGGCATGACCTTCTGGACGCGGCCGAGGTAGACGTTGCCGATCGTCCGGACGTTATCGGGGTTCTCGACGTAGAGTTCGACCAGTTCGCCGTTCTCGACGATGGCGATCCGCGAGCGGTCTTTGCTCGCGTTGATGACGATTTCCTTCTTCAAAAGATGGGGGGGCGACGCGCCGGCGCTCGGGCGCGCGGCTCGGCCGGGGTCCTCGACGGAGCGATCCGTCGGGGAGGCCGGGGGCTCGCGCGGCGCGGCGCCGGGCCGTCGGCCGGCCTCGGTCCTCGGGGACCGGGGCGCCGGGAGCCAGGGCGCGCGCGGGGCGGGGCGCAGTGGGCCGCGGGACGCACGCGGCCGGTCGGGCCCCCGGCCGGAGGGCCAGGAGCGCGGCCCAGCGGGCGACAACGCGGACGATGGAGAGCACGACGTGCGACATGGGGCGCAGGTCCGGCGCGGGCGCCGGAGGCCGAGGACGGCGGACCGCGTCGGTCCGGGGCCGCTCGGGCGCGAACGAGTGGGTGGGCCGCCCCGAACCCTCAGGCCGGGCACGGTCCACGTGGGAAGGTACGCCGGCCTCGACGGGAGCGTGCGAAGAGCCCGTGCGACCGCCATCGGAGCGCCGGCCCGCCCGCCCCGCCGCCCGAGGCGGGCCATCTCCATCCTGAATCCTCTGAAACCGGCCCCCGTCCGTGGTTTCGTCTCTGTTGACGAGTGAACCCGGCGTGCCCGACCGGGGTAGGTGCTCGACCGATCGTTTTTGACCGCGTGGCCTCCGGGTCCCGCCCTTCCCCCGACCGATGTCCCAGACCGACGCCCCCGCCCCCACCCAGTCCCGCGGCCTCGAAGGCGTGACCGCCCTCGACACCGAGCTCTCGTTCATCGACGGCCAGAAGGGCGAGCTGCTCTACCGCGGCTACGGCATCCAGGACCTCGCCGAGAACACGTCGTTCGAGGAGACGGCCTACCTCCTCTGGAAGGGCTCG
This sequence is a window from Rubrivirga marina. Protein-coding genes within it:
- the aroQ gene encoding type II 3-dehydroquinate dehydratase, whose amino-acid sequence is MPDSSAPPRPGILVLNGPNLNRLGQREPAVYGSLTLADVESTLRERFPDLALRFAQHNSEGALIDALHAADTVETAGVVFNPGGYAHTSVALRDAISSISTPVVEVHISNVYARESFRHTSLLSAVCAGLITGFGVAGYTMAVGYFERKTG
- a CDS encoding MBL fold metallo-hydrolase, which codes for MTTDPARLGAEAGDAGASPRAAPGPPLTVTLLGTGTSTGVPVIGCDCAVCASSDPRDARLRTSAHVVAHTEGGDVHLQIDAGPDFRQQALRHGVAAVDALVVTHEHFDHVVGLDDLRPLFFRNRAPIPVYTLPRTAEALHGMFRYIFDRTYPGASLLDLHPVDGPFSVSSRSLEHAAVEVTPLRAPHGSFEVLGLRIGAFAYLTDVGEVPGEVRAALAGVEVLVLDGLRPEPHPTHLTFTEAAEVAAAVGARETWLVHVTHSVTHAEADASLPAGVRLAYDGLVLEVAGTEA
- a CDS encoding Rne/Rng family ribonuclease; this encodes MKKEIVINASKDRSRIAIVENGELVELYVENPDNVRTIGNVYLGRVQKVMPAIRAAFVDVGQKQDCFLHFSDLTDNLPQLLALAGEEVPGLDEPVLSLAPSKRVADDEDEPDVEDALEVESGGDEEEDDKDKPRRSRRRSRGRGRGRGRGRRGKGRREEEEEEEERRPLPSVLDLTSGSKPRSKPKSRRAPEPEPADDSADDTPEADAPKTDDEPKPKARRKTRSPKEAKAEAPDAEAPAADPADDESSDEAPKNRRSRKGRSDRDGQSKDDAPTEEPTAQDEAAGDQAEADDAESGDDDSSGGKRSRRRRRRGGRGRGRSKASDDSGADDSNSDDDQEGRKDSRAKSRGKSKKTADEKVDDKNVDDGQDPSPKGKVSPTGRSRRPADPVQNLEEKVEDDESGRKPLPATLDLTGGSRPSRSARSASDDESDDSTGRSRRRTRSGSSEDQGQDESSKSDQKTDTDSDSRRRSRSKKSDDEPSKGGSSRGRSGDNGQTSEDDSEGGGRRRTRGGRSKSDAPKSDSQTSESKKDESSKGRDRSPRGGRNDRNDRNDKGGRGRSTSSKSKSNVPIPPNEELLKRNGRVIVKITKEAISTKGPRVSTDLSLAGRFLVLVPAADYVAVSKKIESAKERRRLRTLASSLKPDRFGVIVRTVAEGRDAKSLDQDLKLLIDKWRKIQDKLDEQPEPPVLLYQDVNMVSSVIRDLFSEDYDRILVDDPKVFRNVQAYIKAVAPSMANKVELHEGRSPVFRSLGIEKQVEEAFSKRVNMKGGGYLFIETTEAMHVVDVNSGRAGRGKSQKQNLIDVNVEAAKEVAKQLRLRDLGGIIVVDFIDLKYDRDRKKVTDALKEAFKRDRAVTKLLPMSDFGLVQITRQRLRPSITTQATDEDGEPLDAAEAAAAAGAGEIVRKGQVPVAEAEPQVDRSPERSQPAPERPSVAPEDATPRALSGRLRGWLDHYRQTVDERYKRRPIAVKVHPLFGAYLRRGFPSPLTRWRLALRGITFVLEEDAAVDPLAFDVRDQKSGRSLLKKYSA